From the genome of Halomonas sp. I5-271120, one region includes:
- the serS gene encoding serine--tRNA ligase yields the protein MLDPKLLRGDLDQVAQRLAKRGFTLDTAQLESLESKRRELQTQTEQLQSERNTRSKAIGKAKAEGQDIEPLLAEVSDLGDRLDAAKKALAGLQEEWDALVSALPNLPHDSVPEGESEDDNVELHRWGTPRDFDFEVKDHVDLGAKHGCLDFDMASKLTGSRFAVMRGPIARLHRALAQFMLDTQTEAHGYEECYVPYMVNADSLTGTGQLPKFGEDLFRLEGDQDYYLIPTAEVPLTNFARDEILEYKSLPMRLTAHTPCFRSEAGSHGRDTRGMIRQHQFDKVEMVQMVEPDKSYDALEEMRGHAEALLQALRLPYRVVTLCTGDIGFGATKTYDLEVWLPSQDTYREISSISNCEDFQARRMQARFRHPDHKKPQLLHTLNGSGLAVGRCLLAVLENHQQADGSIVVPEALRPYMGGLEVING from the coding sequence CCGAACAGCTACAGAGCGAACGCAACACGCGCTCCAAGGCGATCGGCAAGGCCAAGGCCGAGGGTCAGGACATCGAGCCGCTGCTGGCCGAAGTAAGTGACCTGGGTGATCGCCTGGATGCCGCCAAGAAGGCGCTGGCGGGTCTGCAGGAGGAGTGGGACGCCCTGGTTTCGGCGCTGCCCAACCTGCCCCACGACAGCGTGCCGGAAGGTGAAAGCGAAGACGATAACGTCGAGCTGCACCGTTGGGGCACACCGCGCGATTTCGATTTCGAGGTCAAGGACCACGTCGATCTCGGCGCCAAGCACGGCTGTCTGGACTTCGACATGGCGTCCAAGCTGACCGGCTCGCGCTTCGCGGTGATGCGCGGCCCGATTGCTCGGCTGCACCGGGCGCTCGCTCAGTTCATGCTCGACACTCAGACCGAGGCGCATGGCTATGAAGAGTGCTATGTGCCCTACATGGTCAATGCCGACTCGCTGACCGGCACCGGCCAGTTGCCCAAGTTCGGTGAAGACCTGTTCCGCCTCGAGGGCGATCAGGACTATTACCTGATCCCCACCGCCGAGGTACCGCTGACCAACTTCGCCCGGGATGAAATTCTCGAGTACAAGTCCCTGCCGATGCGCCTGACCGCGCATACCCCCTGCTTTCGCAGCGAGGCCGGTTCTCACGGGCGCGATACGCGCGGCATGATCCGTCAGCACCAGTTCGACAAGGTCGAGATGGTGCAGATGGTCGAGCCCGACAAGAGCTATGACGCTCTCGAGGAGATGCGTGGTCACGCCGAGGCGCTGCTGCAGGCACTGCGTCTGCCGTATCGCGTCGTCACCCTGTGCACCGGAGACATCGGCTTCGGGGCGACCAAGACCTATGACCTGGAAGTCTGGCTGCCGAGCCAGGACACCTACCGGGAAATCTCTTCGATTTCCAACTGCGAGGACTTCCAGGCTCGTCGCATGCAGGCCCGCTTCCGCCATCCGGATCACAAGAAGCCGCAGCTCCTGCATACCCTCAATGGGTCGGGGCTCGCGGTGGGCCGCTGCCTGCTGGCGGTGCTCGAGAATCATCAGCAGGCTGACGGTTCGATTGTCGTACCCGAGGCGCTGCGCCCCTATATGGGGGGTCTTGAGGTGATCAACGGCTGA